A region from the Bacillus sp. Marseille-P3661 genome encodes:
- a CDS encoding peptidoglycan D,D-transpeptidase FtsI family protein, with translation MKIKRRAQLMIITITIVLLCLIGRLAQIQLIQTESFSKHHVNLIEASVKQRTQSITLDLGRGRFIDRYGEAITHDYYPSLVLFPFLKDMEWPADEIAMITGIPKPALETAVNNANDPFAFGGDQPIKLTEQQQEKINALKVPGVFALYQQVKEEEIISEHLIGMVRENKKLIEEKYEDKLKQGMISYDTKIGITGLQRAFDEFLLPEGESKLLYHVDQLGGPLFGLEVKYTAPANPFYPTAVKTTIDKAIQEMAEKYIDQYQIKKGGIVLLDVETSDVLAMASRPKMNPNNPFADSGGINNIIEPQIPGSVFKIVTAAAALEKNAKLRGRLFNCDLDLYGEGTSQRKLGSLNFEESFAQSCNYTFAKLAEEMIADNENILDEYASKLGLTGLVGWSGDVFHFTNFKQFPEEKQGQIWGDPKDKMVKKAINQTAIGQKEAKISPLAIANMMATIARGGQRKEVRSVSEILYKNGTSLYAFNNQDLEGEKISSYGIEHLQKLLRAVVTSGTGSRFRNLPYQVAGKSGTAETGRNGLVNKWFAGYFPAQQPKYALVVVELDVHDQQSKTYNVFEQLVQGLYELDIHNSGLQSKAR, from the coding sequence ATGAAAATAAAAAGAAGAGCACAATTAATGATCATTACGATTACAATAGTCTTACTATGCCTAATTGGAAGACTAGCACAAATACAATTAATACAAACTGAGTCCTTCTCTAAACATCATGTCAATTTAATTGAAGCTAGTGTCAAACAACGAACACAATCAATTACTTTAGATTTGGGTAGAGGTCGTTTTATAGATCGATATGGAGAGGCGATAACACATGATTATTATCCAAGCTTAGTATTATTTCCTTTTCTTAAAGATATGGAGTGGCCTGCTGACGAAATTGCAATGATTACAGGGATACCAAAGCCAGCATTAGAAACCGCTGTTAATAATGCAAATGATCCATTTGCTTTTGGGGGCGATCAACCTATTAAGCTCACCGAACAACAGCAAGAAAAAATAAATGCTTTAAAAGTTCCTGGAGTGTTTGCTTTATACCAGCAAGTGAAGGAAGAGGAAATTATTAGTGAACATTTGATTGGCATGGTTCGTGAAAATAAGAAATTAATTGAAGAAAAATACGAGGATAAATTAAAGCAAGGAATGATATCTTATGATACTAAAATTGGAATTACAGGACTGCAAAGAGCATTTGATGAGTTTTTATTGCCTGAAGGGGAATCCAAGCTACTTTATCACGTTGATCAACTAGGTGGACCATTATTTGGACTTGAGGTAAAATACACTGCACCTGCCAATCCATTTTATCCTACTGCTGTTAAAACAACTATTGATAAAGCAATTCAAGAAATGGCAGAAAAGTACATTGATCAATACCAAATCAAGAAGGGTGGGATAGTCCTACTTGATGTAGAGACTAGTGATGTATTAGCGATGGCAAGTCGTCCCAAAATGAATCCCAATAACCCTTTTGCTGATTCGGGAGGAATTAATAATATAATCGAACCACAAATCCCTGGTTCTGTATTTAAAATTGTAACAGCAGCAGCAGCTCTTGAAAAAAATGCAAAACTCCGAGGAAGATTGTTTAATTGTGATTTAGATTTATACGGTGAAGGAACAAGTCAACGTAAACTAGGGTCATTGAACTTTGAAGAAAGTTTTGCGCAAAGCTGTAATTATACATTTGCTAAATTAGCCGAAGAAATGATCGCAGATAATGAAAATATTCTTGATGAATATGCAAGTAAACTAGGCTTAACAGGTTTAGTTGGATGGAGCGGTGATGTTTTTCATTTTACTAACTTTAAACAATTTCCTGAAGAAAAACAAGGTCAAATTTGGGGTGACCCAAAAGATAAGATGGTAAAAAAGGCTATTAATCAAACAGCCATTGGGCAAAAAGAAGCGAAGATTAGTCCGCTTGCGATTGCAAATATGATGGCTACTATCGCACGTGGTGGACAAAGAAAAGAGGTTCGTTCCGTTTCTGAGATATTATATAAAAATGGCACAAGTCTTTATGCGTTCAATAATCAAGATCTAGAAGGAGAAAAAATTTCATCCTATGGAATTGAGCACCTTCAAAAATTATTAAGAGCTGTAGTTACATCCGGTACAGGCAGTCGTTTTCGAAATTTACCCTATCAAGTAGCTGGAAAATCAGGTACAGCTGAAACTGGACGAAACGGACTAGTCAATAAATGGTTTGCTGGGTATTTTCCGGCACAACAACCTAAATATGCATTAGTTGTTGTCGAATTGGATGTGCATGATCAACAGTCAAAAACGTATAATGTCTTTGAACAACTAGTTCAAGGTCTTTATGAATTAGACATTCATAATAGTGGATTGCAAAGTAAAGCGCGCTAG
- a CDS encoding YrrS family protein, translating into MKYDFEDLYEGPRFQNKARRRKMKLIVSGVIGILGLVVLITVISLFTQDSEVAVPVDETQVASQEEKVENNEDIENSKSPEENTNNIESDNSAHNDITAVSEEIETESDKLETEHDNNINTQDFQDEENVIQVIEEDWETTATTQEGPHVTDFTKGSQDWEEMMSAITTATGLSKDSMIVWWLGNGGGPDKAVSTISTKDQQSYYRVQLEWVQNKGWKPVSVEELAENDRLPKTDHNEVSE; encoded by the coding sequence ATGAAATATGATTTTGAGGATTTATATGAAGGTCCACGTTTTCAAAATAAAGCTAGGCGTCGTAAAATGAAGTTAATCGTCTCAGGAGTTATTGGGATTTTAGGTTTAGTAGTTCTTATTACTGTAATTAGCCTTTTTACGCAAGACAGTGAGGTAGCTGTTCCAGTTGATGAAACGCAAGTTGCTAGTCAAGAAGAAAAAGTAGAAAATAATGAAGACATAGAGAATTCTAAATCACCGGAAGAAAATACGAATAATATAGAGTCCGATAACTCTGCTCATAATGATATTACAGCAGTTAGTGAGGAAATAGAGACAGAAAGTGATAAACTAGAAACAGAGCACGATAATAATATCAATACACAAGACTTTCAAGATGAGGAAAATGTTATTCAAGTTATTGAAGAGGACTGGGAAACAACAGCAACTACACAAGAAGGTCCACATGTAACTGATTTTACAAAAGGTTCTCAGGATTGGGAAGAAATGATGAGTGCAATCACCACAGCTACGGGTCTTTCAAAAGACAGTATGATTGTTTGGTGGTTAGGTAATGGCGGAGGTCCCGATAAAGCTGTTTCAACTATAAGTACTAAGGATCAACAATCCTATTACCGAGTCCAACTGGAATGGGTTCAAAATAAAGGCTGGAAACCAGTGTCCGTTGAAGAATTAGCTGAAAATGACCGTCTACCTAAAACAGATCATAATGAAGTTAGCGAGTAA
- a CDS encoding YrzA family protein, with protein sequence MEFKIEVIEDKVEFFEAFDLKTLEKKINEQIEHNRAILLQVHAVQHQSHIDVESGKTYYTAVVHFKLKKV encoded by the coding sequence ATGGAATTTAAAATTGAGGTAATAGAAGACAAGGTGGAGTTCTTTGAGGCATTTGATTTAAAAACCTTAGAAAAAAAAATTAATGAACAGATTGAGCATAATCGCGCTATACTTCTCCAAGTACATGCGGTCCAACACCAATCCCATATTGATGTTGAATCAGGAAAAACCTATTATACGGCTGTTGTTCACTTTAAACTGAAAAAAGTATAG
- the mtnN gene encoding 5'-methylthioadenosine/S-adenosylhomocysteine nucleosidase, whose translation MKIGIIGAMDEEVKILKESIQDAEDITIAGSEFTLGKIQNLDVVLLKSGIGKVNAAVGTTLLIDHFNPAYVINTGSAGGYHADLNVGDIVISTDVRHHDVDVTAFGYEYGQVPKMPAGFTPNDDLVKIAEKAATNITDIQVAKGLIVTGDSFMDNPERVEFVRNKFDNLFAVEMEAAAIAQVCHLFNVPFVIIRALSDIAGKNSNTSFEQFLEKAALHSSTLILNMIEELIPQN comes from the coding sequence GTGAAAATTGGAATTATTGGAGCAATGGATGAGGAAGTTAAGATATTGAAGGAGAGCATTCAAGATGCTGAAGATATTACAATAGCTGGTAGTGAATTCACTCTTGGGAAAATTCAAAATCTAGATGTAGTGCTATTAAAATCAGGAATTGGAAAAGTAAATGCTGCAGTAGGTACAACCTTGTTAATAGATCATTTTAATCCAGCTTATGTGATCAACACTGGCTCTGCTGGCGGTTATCATGCAGATTTAAATGTTGGTGATATAGTCATCTCAACCGATGTCAGACATCATGATGTTGATGTTACAGCATTTGGATATGAATATGGTCAAGTTCCTAAAATGCCTGCTGGATTTACTCCAAACGATGATTTAGTTAAAATAGCTGAAAAAGCCGCAACTAATATAACTGATATTCAAGTGGCAAAAGGATTAATTGTAACAGGAGACTCCTTCATGGATAATCCTGAGAGAGTAGAGTTTGTCCGTAACAAATTTGATAACTTATTTGCTGTTGAAATGGAAGCAGCAGCAATTGCGCAAGTGTGTCATTTGTTCAATGTTCCATTTGTTATTATTCGTGCACTGTCAGATATTGCAGGGAAGAACTCTAACACATCCTTTGAACAATTCCTTGAAAAGGCTGCACTTCATTCATCAACGTTAATATTAAATATGATTGAAGAGCTTATACCACAGAATTAG
- a CDS encoding YrhC family protein: MTSTTIKEIKSKIKDYHTFATTLLVFSVFLYLSVIIPHEGITDNQLTVLMGITVAFLTGSFYFFTKEKILRNKIEDQE, from the coding sequence ATGACTTCTACTACTATTAAAGAAATTAAATCTAAAATAAAAGATTATCATACATTTGCAACTACTTTATTAGTTTTTAGTGTTTTCTTATACTTAAGTGTAATCATTCCACATGAAGGTATAACTGATAACCAGTTAACCGTTTTGATGGGGATAACAGTTGCATTTCTAACTGGCTCATTTTATTTTTTTACTAAAGAGAAAATATTACGCAATAAGATCGAGGATCAAGAGTAA
- a CDS encoding NapC/NirT family cytochrome c codes for MFEKFKTLDKKLLLLIGLFFGIVLAAASAEALHYTDTADFCSTCHPMDTAYSSFSDSVHADIACNECHAPTDNIVSKYMFKAKAGAHDVYMNTLNVDEIPDVIHAKQATEDVVQENCISCHQNTIQTVEHNSKDKCINCHRQVPHGKKNKLKTDEWNAPGEYEIKGREDGVANE; via the coding sequence ATGTTTGAGAAGTTTAAGACACTTGATAAAAAACTCCTATTATTAATAGGACTATTTTTTGGTATTGTCTTAGCTGCTGCAAGTGCAGAAGCATTGCACTACACGGATACAGCTGATTTTTGCTCAACATGTCATCCAATGGATACGGCTTATAGCAGTTTCTCTGATTCTGTGCATGCTGATATTGCTTGTAACGAATGCCATGCTCCAACAGACAATATTGTGAGCAAGTATATGTTCAAAGCAAAAGCAGGTGCGCATGATGTGTATATGAATACATTAAATGTGGATGAGATTCCAGATGTAATTCATGCCAAACAGGCAACCGAAGATGTAGTACAAGAGAACTGTATTAGCTGCCATCAAAACACAATACAGACAGTAGAACACAATTCCAAAGACAAATGTATCAATTGTCACAGACAGGTCCCTCACGGTAAAAAGAACAAGCTCAAAACTGACGAGTGGAACGCACCAGGAGAGTATGAAATTAAAGGTAGAGAGGATGGCGTAGCAAATGAGTAA
- a CDS encoding ammonia-forming cytochrome c nitrite reductase subunit c552 produces MSNLKRFLMLTAVAIFSMAIMAACGTKTADNTNASETLNTGLSPEEISNEAFKDLFPLQYESYMRTQDMQDTKYAGSVPTSKFDHSKEPYLPILFNGYGFALDYNEDRGHVYAIEDMKTLRINDKSIGSCLTCKSTAVPQLIDELGDDYWGGNFKGEIMPAAENMGHSPIGCSDCHDPVTMELRVTRPSFAKAMEAQGIDISNPTKNEMRTYVCAQCHVEYHFADSNKEVTFPWDNGFKPEDMYEYYETTAKAENFKQDWKHNISGTPMIKAQHPEFETWSDGTHGKAGVSCADCHMPYERADGKKKISSHNWTSPMKTIEQSCRTCHADKTAAELKDRVESIQETNFEALHKAQDISTTAHYYVNRMITAGAPESKIKAAQDLVRKGQWFWDIIAAENSTGFHNPQGSMDSLKTSSEASSEAIILATEELVKLGVNMEELKAEIEKARKAVYDESDTTKKKDQATNSFFPAQQ; encoded by the coding sequence ATGAGTAATTTGAAGCGTTTTCTCATGCTAACAGCAGTAGCTATTTTTTCAATGGCTATAATGGCAGCATGTGGAACAAAAACTGCTGATAATACAAACGCTTCGGAAACACTGAACACTGGTTTATCGCCAGAAGAAATCAGCAACGAAGCATTTAAGGATCTATTCCCATTACAATATGAAAGTTATATGCGCACACAAGATATGCAGGATACAAAGTATGCAGGATCTGTACCGACTTCTAAATTTGATCATAGTAAAGAGCCATACTTACCGATTTTATTTAATGGATACGGATTTGCCCTTGACTATAATGAAGATCGCGGTCACGTTTACGCTATTGAAGATATGAAAACTTTACGTATTAATGATAAGTCTATCGGTTCATGCTTAACTTGTAAATCAACAGCTGTGCCACAATTAATTGATGAATTAGGTGACGATTACTGGGGAGGAAATTTTAAAGGTGAAATTATGCCTGCAGCAGAAAATATGGGACATTCTCCGATTGGATGCTCAGACTGCCATGATCCGGTAACAATGGAGCTACGTGTTACTCGACCAAGCTTTGCTAAAGCAATGGAAGCCCAAGGAATTGATATTTCAAACCCAACTAAAAATGAAATGCGTACATATGTGTGTGCACAATGTCACGTAGAATACCATTTTGCTGACAGTAATAAAGAAGTTACGTTCCCTTGGGATAATGGTTTTAAACCTGAAGATATGTATGAGTATTATGAAACTACAGCAAAAGCTGAGAACTTTAAGCAAGACTGGAAACATAATATTTCTGGTACACCAATGATCAAAGCGCAGCATCCTGAATTCGAAACATGGAGTGATGGAACACACGGTAAAGCTGGGGTTTCTTGTGCAGATTGCCATATGCCATATGAACGTGCGGATGGTAAGAAGAAAATTTCAAGTCATAACTGGACTTCGCCGATGAAGACAATTGAACAGTCTTGCCGTACTTGCCATGCAGACAAGACTGCTGCAGAATTAAAAGATCGTGTAGAATCTATTCAAGAAACTAATTTCGAAGCACTTCATAAAGCACAGGATATTTCAACAACTGCTCACTATTATGTGAACAGAATGATCACTGCTGGTGCTCCAGAATCTAAAATTAAGGCAGCACAAGATCTTGTTAGAAAAGGTCAGTGGTTCTGGGACATTATCGCTGCTGAGAACTCAACTGGTTTCCATAATCCTCAAGGATCAATGGACTCACTTAAAACATCTTCAGAAGCATCAAGCGAAGCCATTATCTTGGCAACTGAAGAATTAGTTAAACTTGGTGTCAATATGGAAGAATTAAAAGCTGAAATCGAAAAAGCTCGTAAAGCTGTATACGATGAATCGGATACAACGAAGAAAAAAGATCAAGCAACTAATAGTTTCTTCCCTGCACAACAATAA
- a CDS encoding cytochrome c maturation protein CcmE: protein MKKNTKILMGFSAIFIGIVILLIAATPGSSGTELTLEEFVKQPLQYKDRYVMTQGDLIEDSVKWNADAIELRFDITDETGNVLHVTHKGVKPDNFSEGVIVILEGYVNDDGSFNAEKVQTKCPSKYEGEDPEKYDPELHKQIKEQAN, encoded by the coding sequence ATGAAGAAAAATACTAAAATACTAATGGGATTTAGCGCTATTTTCATAGGGATTGTTATTTTATTGATTGCGGCAACACCTGGTTCAAGCGGTACAGAATTAACGTTAGAAGAATTTGTTAAACAACCACTTCAATATAAGGATAGATATGTAATGACGCAAGGTGATTTAATTGAAGACAGTGTGAAGTGGAATGCTGACGCAATTGAATTAAGGTTCGATATTACAGATGAAACAGGAAACGTACTACATGTTACCCATAAAGGAGTTAAGCCAGATAACTTTAGTGAAGGGGTCATTGTTATTCTCGAGGGTTATGTTAATGATGATGGGTCGTTTAACGCAGAAAAGGTACAAACAAAATGTCCCTCAAAATACGAAGGAGAAGATCCAGAGAAATATGACCCTGAGCTCCATAAACAGATAAAAGAACAAGCTAACTAA
- a CDS encoding heme lyase CcmF/NrfE family subunit — protein MYIIGNAIIYLGFAISIYAIIAFIVGIRKQNQKWINSGKNSVLVMFFLTSIAMTLLFYALGTSQMQFKYVSGYTSSDLPLIYKLCALWAGNAGSLLLWTFFLTMYNAMITFSNKMKGNPMVPYISSILLGNTIFFYFVLLTTAKPFELNETIPTEGKGLNPMLQDPGMILHPVTLYLGYVGMAVPFAFAIAALILKNVDSFWIKMTRRWTLLAWLFLTLGNVIGGWWAYLELGWGGYWAWDPVENASFMPWLTVTAFLHSVMIQERKQMLKVWNLSLIILSYALTLFGTFLVRSGVLTSVHAFGDSNLGTYFLIFMAFAVIFALYVMMSRYHLLKKDSGQFESFLSKESSFLINNLILVGATFAVFWGTIFPLVSEAVRGTKVTVGVPFFNTVMSPILLALLFVMAVCPLIAWQKSTVKNLQKNFLIPAILSIVVAVLLFVFGVRGSYPLISFSIVAFMLLTHLLEVYRGILARRSVTKESYPVALAMLMSKNRRRYGGYIVHFGIALMAIGIIGTQNFDVETMKTIRIGESIEVLDYKIIYKELAQKREGINDIVYAVLAVEKDGKYIGDVQPEKIFFGSWDQPSTNVALLSSWEEDLYTVISAWEQDKRATFVIRINPLVKWIWTGGIVVIFGTLFAILGGKYNQITPRYTGADRKVS, from the coding sequence ATGTACATCATCGGAAATGCAATCATCTACCTAGGCTTTGCAATCTCGATATATGCCATTATCGCTTTCATAGTAGGAATTCGTAAACAGAATCAAAAATGGATTAATAGTGGGAAAAACAGTGTTCTAGTCATGTTTTTCTTGACTAGTATCGCAATGACACTATTATTCTATGCATTAGGTACTAGCCAAATGCAATTCAAATATGTCTCTGGGTATACAAGCAGTGATTTACCACTAATTTATAAACTTTGTGCATTATGGGCAGGAAATGCAGGGTCATTGTTATTATGGACATTCTTTTTAACTATGTACAATGCCATGATTACCTTCTCTAACAAGATGAAGGGAAACCCAATGGTACCTTATATTTCCTCTATCTTACTAGGAAATACTATTTTCTTCTATTTCGTTTTATTAACAACAGCAAAACCTTTTGAACTAAACGAGACGATCCCAACCGAAGGTAAAGGATTAAATCCGATGCTGCAGGATCCAGGGATGATTTTACATCCAGTAACATTATACCTTGGATATGTGGGAATGGCCGTACCGTTTGCATTTGCGATAGCAGCTCTAATACTTAAAAATGTTGACTCGTTCTGGATTAAGATGACTAGACGCTGGACCTTACTAGCATGGTTATTTCTCACCCTTGGAAACGTGATAGGTGGTTGGTGGGCATATTTAGAACTCGGTTGGGGTGGCTATTGGGCATGGGACCCAGTTGAAAATGCATCCTTCATGCCATGGCTTACTGTAACAGCCTTTCTACATTCGGTGATGATTCAAGAACGTAAACAAATGTTAAAAGTTTGGAACTTAAGTTTAATCATCTTATCCTATGCTTTAACACTCTTTGGTACTTTCCTAGTTCGGAGCGGTGTATTAACATCTGTTCATGCTTTTGGGGATTCCAATTTAGGCACCTACTTCTTGATCTTTATGGCATTCGCTGTGATTTTTGCCTTGTATGTGATGATGAGCCGCTATCACCTATTAAAAAAAGATAGTGGGCAGTTTGAATCATTTCTTTCTAAGGAAAGTAGTTTCTTAATTAATAATCTAATTTTGGTAGGTGCTACTTTTGCAGTTTTCTGGGGTACAATATTCCCGCTAGTTTCAGAAGCTGTAAGAGGTACAAAAGTAACAGTAGGTGTTCCTTTCTTCAATACAGTTATGTCACCTATTTTACTGGCATTGCTGTTTGTAATGGCCGTTTGTCCGTTAATTGCGTGGCAGAAGTCCACGGTGAAAAATTTACAAAAGAACTTTTTAATTCCTGCCATCCTTAGTATTGTAGTTGCTGTTTTATTATTTGTATTTGGTGTACGGGGATCTTATCCACTCATTTCATTCAGTATTGTAGCGTTCATGCTCCTAACACATTTGTTAGAGGTATATCGTGGAATATTGGCAAGACGTTCCGTAACAAAAGAATCGTATCCAGTAGCTTTAGCAATGCTGATGTCAAAAAACCGCCGACGCTATGGAGGTTATATTGTTCATTTTGGTATTGCACTAATGGCGATTGGAATTATCGGTACACAAAATTTTGATGTAGAAACTATGAAAACAATAAGGATAGGTGAAAGCATTGAGGTCCTTGATTATAAAATTATCTATAAAGAATTAGCTCAAAAGCGCGAAGGAATCAATGATATTGTATATGCAGTTCTTGCAGTAGAAAAAGATGGTAAATATATTGGCGATGTTCAGCCCGAAAAAATCTTCTTTGGCAGCTGGGACCAACCTTCTACTAATGTAGCATTGCTTTCTAGCTGGGAAGAAGATTTATATACAGTAATCAGCGCATGGGAGCAGGATAAACGGGCTACATTCGTTATTCGCATAAATCCGCTAGTAAAGTGGATTTGGACTGGTGGCATTGTAGTCATTTTCGGTACACTATTTGCCATCTTGGGAGGGAAATACAATCAAATTACTCCTAGATATACAGGCGCAGACCGAAAAGTTTCCTAG
- a CDS encoding cytochrome c-type biogenesis protein CcmH codes for MKYRILVLLLPLLLMTNTILAAEFDYSRKDFQSIVSMLDMEGHGNDDLATCSVKQLYYEEVAEMLDSGMKKDEILDYYVDQMGEEALKAPLKQGFSLTAWITPFVLFILASILVYYIIIRFVQMRNNQPKTTTSCQAIDEMENEIFLSMIEEERKKYF; via the coding sequence TTGAAATATCGAATACTCGTATTATTACTGCCATTACTTTTAATGACCAATACGATTTTAGCAGCTGAGTTTGATTATAGCCGTAAAGACTTTCAATCTATTGTATCAATGCTAGATATGGAAGGCCATGGTAATGATGATCTGGCAACTTGCTCCGTTAAACAGCTCTACTATGAAGAAGTAGCCGAAATGCTCGATAGTGGCATGAAGAAGGATGAGATATTAGATTATTATGTTGATCAAATGGGTGAAGAGGCGTTAAAAGCGCCTTTAAAACAAGGCTTTAGTTTAACAGCATGGATCACACCATTCGTCCTTTTTATTCTTGCTTCTATTTTGGTCTACTATATTATTATTAGATTTGTACAAATGAGGAATAATCAACCTAAAACTACCACTAGTTGTCAAGCAATAGATGAAATGGAAAATGAAATATTTTTGTCAATGATCGAAGAGGAACGTAAAAAGTATTTTTAG
- the ccmA gene encoding heme ABC exporter ATP-binding protein CcmA, with translation MITIQALNKTIGAKDILRGIHLNISHGETIGILGPNGAGKSTILKIIAGLVKPSSGIVEIDSLNFKEHDLEVKKKIGFLAHNSYLYDHFSPMENLKLFGQLYKVENCEEKAKELIREVGLTFFMHEPVRSFSRGMIQRLAIARAIIHEPQILILDEPHTGLDQQAVKLLNDVILKMKDKGTTILMVTHDFAQTVKTCDRILIMKHGMIVDDFQVKERNSDYIYEKYSGQVG, from the coding sequence TTGATAACCATACAAGCTTTGAATAAAACGATTGGGGCAAAGGATATTCTTCGTGGGATTCACTTAAATATATCCCATGGGGAAACAATAGGAATTCTTGGGCCAAATGGTGCAGGAAAAAGCACGATCTTAAAAATAATTGCCGGCTTAGTTAAACCATCGTCAGGAATAGTAGAGATTGATTCCCTAAATTTTAAGGAACATGATTTAGAGGTTAAAAAGAAAATCGGATTTCTGGCGCATAATAGTTATTTATATGACCATTTTTCACCAATGGAAAATCTGAAATTATTTGGTCAGTTATATAAAGTGGAGAATTGTGAAGAAAAAGCGAAGGAACTCATTAGAGAAGTAGGGCTAACATTTTTTATGCATGAGCCCGTAAGGTCATTCTCTAGGGGGATGATTCAACGATTGGCTATTGCTAGAGCGATAATTCATGAACCGCAAATATTAATTTTAGATGAACCGCATACGGGTCTTGACCAACAAGCTGTAAAACTATTAAATGATGTGATTCTAAAAATGAAAGATAAGGGTACTACGATATTAATGGTAACTCATGATTTTGCGCAAACAGTAAAGACATGTGATCGTATTTTAATTATGAAACATGGCATGATTGTGGATGATTTTCAAGTTAAAGAGCGTAATTCGGATTATATTTATGAAAAATATAGTGGACAGGTGGGCTAA